A genomic region of Streptomyces sp. R33 contains the following coding sequences:
- a CDS encoding MFS transporter — MPPVHTGAPVTTGASTPSSPAAPEPRSPGRPGYRRMSLALFAAGLATFALLYSTQALLPAISDGFGVTAGQASWTVSAATGALALFVLPLSALSERFGRTRMMTVSMLVAVGVGLLVPFAPNLEWLVALRAVQGAAIAGIPASAMAYLAEEVKPKALVGAIGLFVAGNSIGGMSGRLVTGWAAQVWGWRGGLLAVGVMALACAAAFLVLLPRARFFRPASLNPRAVGRTVAGHLRDPLLMRLYGIGALFMTVFGAVYTVIGYRLVDEPFSLGQGVIGSIFLIYLVGTVSSAAAGQLVARAGRRGALYLAVTTTALGLLLSLADSLAAILVGLVLITAGFFAGHAVASAAVSRTATSGRAQASALYQSAYYLGSSAGGTLGALAYHSAGWAATVGIALLAVLGVVSITLYGSHAARAERRHGALAAAR; from the coding sequence ATGCCTCCCGTTCATACCGGGGCGCCCGTCACCACGGGTGCCTCCACCCCGTCGTCTCCTGCCGCACCGGAACCCCGCTCCCCCGGCCGCCCCGGCTACCGCCGCATGAGCCTCGCGCTCTTCGCCGCCGGACTCGCGACGTTCGCCCTCCTCTACTCCACCCAGGCGCTGCTGCCCGCGATCTCCGACGGGTTCGGGGTGACGGCGGGTCAGGCCAGCTGGACCGTGTCCGCGGCCACCGGCGCCCTCGCCCTGTTCGTCCTGCCGCTCAGCGCGCTCTCCGAGCGCTTCGGCCGGACCCGGATGATGACGGTGTCCATGCTGGTCGCCGTCGGCGTCGGCCTCCTCGTGCCGTTCGCGCCGAACCTGGAGTGGCTGGTGGCGCTGCGCGCCGTCCAGGGCGCGGCGATCGCCGGCATCCCGGCCTCCGCGATGGCGTACCTGGCGGAGGAGGTCAAGCCGAAGGCCCTGGTGGGCGCGATCGGCCTGTTCGTGGCGGGCAATTCCATCGGCGGCATGAGCGGCCGCCTCGTCACCGGCTGGGCGGCCCAGGTGTGGGGCTGGCGGGGCGGGCTGCTGGCCGTCGGGGTGATGGCACTGGCCTGCGCGGCCGCCTTCCTGGTGCTGCTCCCCCGGGCCCGGTTCTTCCGCCCGGCCTCGCTGAACCCGCGCGCGGTGGGCCGGACCGTCGCCGGCCATCTGCGCGATCCGCTGCTGATGCGGCTGTACGGGATCGGCGCGCTGTTCATGACCGTCTTCGGGGCCGTGTACACCGTCATCGGCTACCGGCTGGTCGACGAGCCGTTCTCGCTCGGGCAGGGCGTGATCGGGTCGATCTTCCTGATCTACCTGGTCGGTACGGTCTCCTCGGCCGCCGCCGGGCAGCTGGTGGCCCGGGCCGGGCGGCGCGGGGCGCTGTACCTGGCGGTGACCACGACCGCGCTGGGCCTGCTGCTGTCCCTGGCGGACTCGCTCGCCGCGATCCTGGTCGGGCTGGTCCTGATCACCGCCGGCTTCTTCGCGGGCCACGCGGTGGCGTCCGCCGCGGTGAGCCGGACGGCGACGTCGGGCCGCGCGCAGGCCTCGGCGCTGTACCAGTCGGCGTACTACCTGGGCTCCAGCGCGGGCGGCACGCTCGGTGCGCTCGCCTACCACTCGGCGGGCTGGGCGGCCACGGTGGGCATCGCGCTGCTGGCCGTGCTCGGCGTCGTGTCGATCACCCTGTACGGCTCGCACGCGGCCCGCGCGGAACGGCGTCACGGCGCGCTGGCCGCCGCACGCTGA
- a CDS encoding L,D-transpeptidase family protein — MRMRTGRTRTGRTRPWRRAAAVCGAVVLAAPLVVGGGGAAQAAGSCNVTTGPYQRQVEQFLGRPVDGWQSAADCQAVKAFQAKHGITPTAGYAGPLTWQTMSTMLAQRAAGTTPNKDGKCPVNLGRIACVDLTRQLSWVQDGATLKYGPVPVRTGKDGTETRTGLKRIYYRSIDHWSTVYDVSMPYAQFFDGGIAFHSVEKSMWNPPGSGGCVNMRPADAKAYWNLLVKGDDVYVYGRKPGT; from the coding sequence ATGCGGATGCGTACGGGACGGACGCGTACGGGACGGACGCGTCCGTGGCGACGTGCGGCGGCGGTCTGCGGGGCGGTGGTGCTCGCGGCCCCGCTGGTGGTCGGCGGGGGCGGGGCGGCGCAGGCCGCCGGCTCGTGCAACGTGACCACGGGGCCGTACCAGCGGCAGGTGGAGCAGTTCCTGGGGCGGCCGGTCGACGGGTGGCAGTCCGCGGCCGACTGCCAGGCGGTCAAGGCGTTCCAGGCGAAGCACGGCATCACCCCGACCGCGGGCTACGCCGGGCCGCTGACCTGGCAGACGATGAGCACCATGCTGGCGCAGCGGGCGGCGGGCACGACGCCGAACAAGGACGGCAAGTGCCCGGTGAACCTGGGCCGGATCGCCTGCGTCGACCTGACCCGCCAGCTCAGCTGGGTCCAGGACGGCGCCACCTTGAAGTACGGCCCGGTGCCGGTCCGCACCGGCAAGGACGGCACCGAGACCCGGACGGGCCTGAAGCGGATCTACTACCGCAGCATCGACCACTGGTCGACGGTCTACGACGTGTCGATGCCGTATGCGCAGTTCTTCGACGGCGGGATCGCCTTCCACTCCGTCGAGAAGAGCATGTGGAACCCGCCGGGCTCCGGAGGCTGCGTGAACATGAGGCCCGCGGACGCGAAGGCGTACTGGAACCTGCTGGTCAAGGGCGACGACGTGTACGTGTACGGCCGCAAGCCCGGTACCTAG
- a CDS encoding STAS domain-containing protein, whose product MEITRLVLPGPGPTRRDAALLCARLTRLYEAGADAVECDVGAVTAPDLATVEALARLRLTARGRPFRVTGAGPRLRALLDLVGLVELLGEAEEGEPAGGVQEGVQAGDAAP is encoded by the coding sequence GTGGAGATCACCCGACTGGTACTGCCCGGCCCCGGCCCGACCCGGCGGGACGCGGCCCTGCTCTGCGCCCGGCTGACCCGGTTGTACGAGGCCGGGGCGGACGCCGTGGAGTGTGACGTCGGGGCCGTCACGGCCCCGGACCTCGCCACCGTCGAGGCCCTGGCCCGGCTGCGGCTCACCGCGCGGGGGCGGCCGTTCCGGGTGACCGGAGCCGGGCCGCGGCTACGCGCCCTGCTGGACCTCGTCGGACTCGTCGAGCTGCTCGGGGAGGCCGAAGAGGGGGAACCAGCGGGCGGTGTCCAGGAAGGCGTTCAGGCCGGTGATGCGGCCCCCTGA
- a CDS encoding thymidine phosphorylase, which yields MDVISVIRTKRDRGELSPEQIDWVIDAYTRGVVADEQMSALAMAILLNGMNRAEIKRWTAAMIASGERMNFDSLSRPTADKHSTGGVGDKITLPLAPLVAACGAAVPQLSGRGLGHTGGTLDKLESIPGWRALLSNEEMLHVLDTTGAVICAAGDGLAPADKKLYALRDVTGTVEAIPLIASSIMSKKIAEGTGSLVLDVKVGTGAFMKNIEDARELASTMVALGTDSGVKTIALLTDMSTPLGLTAGNALEIRESVEVLAGGGPSDVVELTLALAREMLDAAGIKDADPAKALADGSAMDVWRRMIAAQGGDPDAALPVAREQHVVTAPSSGVLTRLDAYGVGVGAWRLGAGRARKEDPVQAGAGIELHAKPGDTVTAGQPLMTLHTDTPEKFEYALASLEGTYDIAPAGTAFSATPIVLDRIA from the coding sequence ATGGACGTCATCTCCGTCATCCGCACCAAGCGGGACCGCGGCGAGCTGAGCCCCGAGCAGATCGACTGGGTCATCGACGCGTACACGCGCGGTGTCGTCGCCGACGAGCAGATGTCGGCGCTGGCGATGGCCATCCTGCTGAACGGCATGAACCGGGCCGAGATCAAGCGCTGGACCGCCGCGATGATCGCGTCGGGCGAGCGGATGAACTTCGACTCCCTGTCCCGCCCCACCGCCGACAAGCACTCCACGGGCGGCGTCGGCGACAAGATCACCCTGCCGCTGGCCCCGCTCGTCGCCGCCTGCGGCGCGGCCGTGCCGCAGCTGTCGGGCCGCGGCCTCGGCCACACCGGCGGCACCCTGGACAAGCTGGAGTCGATCCCCGGCTGGCGCGCGCTGCTGTCCAACGAGGAGATGCTGCACGTCCTCGACACCACCGGCGCGGTCATCTGCGCGGCGGGCGACGGCCTGGCCCCCGCCGACAAGAAGCTGTACGCCCTGCGCGACGTGACGGGCACCGTCGAGGCCATCCCGCTGATCGCCTCCTCGATCATGTCGAAGAAGATCGCCGAGGGCACCGGCTCGCTCGTCCTCGACGTGAAGGTCGGCACCGGCGCGTTCATGAAGAACATCGAGGACGCGCGCGAGCTCGCCTCGACGATGGTCGCCCTCGGTACGGACAGCGGCGTCAAGACGATCGCGCTGCTCACCGACATGTCCACCCCGCTCGGCCTGACGGCCGGCAACGCGCTGGAGATCCGCGAGTCGGTCGAGGTCCTGGCCGGCGGCGGCCCCTCCGACGTCGTCGAGCTGACCCTGGCGCTGGCCCGCGAGATGCTGGACGCGGCGGGCATCAAGGACGCCGACCCGGCCAAGGCGCTGGCCGACGGCTCCGCGATGGACGTCTGGCGCCGGATGATCGCGGCTCAGGGCGGCGACCCGGACGCGGCCCTCCCGGTGGCCCGCGAGCAGCACGTCGTCACCGCCCCGTCCTCGGGCGTCCTGACCCGCCTGGACGCGTACGGCGTCGGCGTCGGCGCCTGGCGCCTGGGCGCCGGCCGCGCGCGCAAGGAGGACCCGGTGCAGGCGGGCGCGGGCATCGAGCTCCACGCGAAGCCGGGCGACACCGTGACCGCGGGCCAGCCGCTGATGACCCTGCACACGGACACCCCGGAGAAGTTCGAGTACGCCCTGGCCTCCCTGGAGGGCACGTACGACATCGCCCCGGCCGGCACGGCGTTCTCCGCCACGCCGATCGTCCTGGACCGCATCGCCTGA
- a CDS encoding sigma-70 family RNA polymerase sigma factor, whose amino-acid sequence MGDLATGTGTGIDSDLDAAMDRYRVELTGYCYRMLGSSFDAEDAVQDTYVRAWRSFEKFEGRSSLRSWLYRIATNVCLDLLSAGKKRARPMDLSSPQHQASAVLSQSPEATWLEPVPDGRVLPQTADPAAMALAKESVRLAFVAALQHLPAKQRAVLILREVLAWKADEVATLLDTTVASVNSALQRARATMSATRMRESEAADPLDAEQVNLLEQYLSAFEAYDISRLTTLLHEDAVLSMPPFDLWLQGPADIAAWHLNQGIGCKGSRLIPTTANGLPAFGQYRPREDGTPGWTPWALQVLEISGGRITGLNAFLDTARWFPLFGLPEQLDESDEVQQGA is encoded by the coding sequence ATGGGTGACCTCGCGACCGGAACCGGAACCGGCATCGACTCCGACCTGGATGCGGCGATGGACCGCTACCGGGTCGAGCTCACCGGCTACTGCTACCGCATGCTCGGCTCGTCCTTCGACGCCGAGGACGCGGTGCAGGACACGTACGTCCGGGCCTGGCGCAGCTTCGAGAAGTTCGAGGGCCGGTCCTCGCTGCGCTCGTGGCTGTACCGGATCGCCACGAACGTCTGCCTGGACCTGCTGAGCGCGGGGAAGAAGCGGGCCCGCCCGATGGACCTCAGCTCCCCGCAGCACCAGGCGTCCGCGGTGCTGAGCCAGTCGCCGGAGGCGACGTGGCTGGAGCCGGTCCCGGACGGGCGGGTGCTCCCGCAGACCGCCGATCCGGCGGCGATGGCGCTGGCGAAGGAATCCGTACGGCTGGCGTTCGTGGCGGCGCTGCAGCACCTGCCGGCGAAGCAGCGGGCGGTGCTGATCCTGCGCGAGGTGCTGGCGTGGAAGGCGGACGAGGTCGCGACGCTGCTGGACACGACGGTGGCCTCGGTGAACAGCGCCCTGCAGCGGGCCCGGGCCACGATGTCCGCCACCCGCATGCGCGAGAGCGAGGCGGCGGACCCGCTGGACGCGGAGCAGGTGAACCTGCTGGAGCAGTACCTCTCGGCCTTCGAGGCGTACGACATCTCGCGGCTGACCACCTTGCTGCACGAGGACGCGGTGCTGTCGATGCCGCCGTTCGACCTGTGGCTGCAGGGGCCGGCGGACATCGCCGCCTGGCATCTGAACCAGGGCATCGGCTGCAAGGGCTCCCGCCTGATCCCGACCACGGCGAACGGCCTGCCGGCCTTCGGCCAGTACCGGCCCCGGGAGGACGGGACGCCGGGCTGGACGCCGTGGGCGCTGCAGGTCCTGGAGATCTCAGGGGGCCGCATCACCGGCCTGAACGCCTTCCTGGACACCGCCCGCTGGTTCCCCCTCTTCGGCCTCCCCGAGCAGCTCGACGAGTCCGACGAGGTCCAGCAGGGCGCGTAG
- a CDS encoding cytidine deaminase, translated as MTDVDWEALRAAAREAMSRAYAPYSGFPVGVAALVDDGRTVVGCNVENASYGLSLCAECGLVSALQATGGGRLTHFTCVDGKGESLVPCGRCRQLLFEFGGPELLVETPKGILPLAEMLPQAFGPDHLR; from the coding sequence GTGACCGACGTGGACTGGGAGGCCCTGCGGGCCGCCGCCCGGGAGGCCATGTCCCGGGCGTACGCCCCGTACTCCGGCTTCCCGGTCGGCGTCGCGGCCCTCGTCGACGACGGCCGCACCGTGGTCGGCTGCAACGTGGAGAACGCCAGCTACGGGCTCAGCCTGTGCGCCGAATGCGGACTGGTCTCCGCGCTCCAGGCCACGGGCGGCGGCCGCCTGACGCACTTCACGTGCGTGGACGGCAAGGGCGAGAGCCTCGTCCCGTGCGGGCGCTGCCGCCAGCTGCTCTTCGAGTTCGGCGGTCCGGAACTGCTGGTGGAGACCCCGAAGGGGATCCTTCCTCTGGCCGAGATGCTGCCGCAGGCCTTCGGGCCGGACCATCTGAGATAG